The Helianthus annuus cultivar XRQ/B chromosome 15, HanXRQr2.0-SUNRISE, whole genome shotgun sequence genomic sequence TATACATATCACACATCAGCTTTTGGGATCAAAACGCATCAAAGCGCCACACTTCTATACACACGTATACATACGGCGAACATTTAGCCAATATTTTCCCCCCTAAATACATCAAACACCACACATATAACCTAAGCACATTTAGAACATAACAATAACTTCAATTTCAGATACATCATTAAACATAAATTAATTCTGAAAACTGAAATTAAAGATAACAACATATATAATACACCTTACTAACCCTAGCAGGTGTAGAAGGCTTCAACTCCCTTGAAATAGTTAGAAACATTTCAACAGAACCATAAGATGATGTCATCTTCCTATCATaaacaccaccatcatcaccataaGGTGATACACCTGAATCATCATCAtgaacatcatcatcataataaTAATCATCGTTCTTTTTCTTCTGCTGACCAAAACTCTTCATTGACTTCAACTTCCATGAAAACCCTAAACTACCCATGTCTCCGTTGTACTCCGCCACCGTGCTCCGCTTCATCGTCAACATGTATATATGCCAGCCCATCATTCTCTTTACAAAATCGCACAATCCGGGCTGTCAACATCTCTAAATATTgttctttttaataaaaatttgTTTATCGCCCAGAACTTTAGTCAAGAATCAAGAAGTTATGCCAATATAAAGTTATATAATCTATTTATTCAGAATTAAGTGTAAGGTAGTATAATGTTTCAGATCTAGATGCTGCCAAAACTTCTCATTAATCACCTCACGAAGAAGCCATTCCACTAATGTATCCTGCTACACACAAAAATTAGCGATTTCAATTCAAATCATAAATATTTACACCCACAAAATGATAAATGGATTGTAATTCTTACCTATTTGCTGCATAACCTGAAAATGGGTTGCAATATTGAGGAATATAAGCATAAGGGAGAATCCAACCTAAGTTTTCAAACATATAGGAACGAACGGAATCAAATTACCTTAAGACAAAGAACAAATACCACATGTCGAtgaacaaaaaccctaatctttGGCATGAATGTGTCGAAATCAATCAGTAAAAAAATACAAAGAACTAAAAATCAAAGTATTGAAACCAATTACTGAAACACAACACCAACCATCTGAAATCAAATCAGGGACGTGCGATTCCAAGTAGAAATTTCAACATTGGCGACTTGAGAGGCAAGAAGAGTTGCAGCGGCAAGATCAGGAAGTTGATTCCAATTAAGGTTTCTTCGACAACAAAATCATCTAGTAACACCAAGATTGATTGAGAAATATGAAGATGTGGAGATGTGGCGTCTAGGGTTTGGTATAGGATGGAGAGGATGATGAGTTTATGAGAAAATGGAATATAAAGGATCCACTTTTCGAAAAGTTGGATTCGGATCCCGCATCACTGAAAAGCGACCCATGATTTTCCCGCCAAAAGTGAATCTAGGAAGCCCTAATATTGTGCCAAGTgtcccaattttttttgtttattttgtacAGACATCTTGATTCATTAAGCTTGTTTGCCCTAATATTGTGTCGTAGTTAGTTagttaggtgctgtttgttttttcagatgtaAATGTCTGTAGTCTGCGAACCACATCTGCAGGCTTCtgctgtgacaaccggtaattaacggttcctaattacgcgattaacaaacgtttaaggcaataataaatagtgttttaaGACaggaattaacttaattaggcttgttgaatgcctaggaacgcctatCAGACGTCACAGTGCGCGTACGGTGATTTTGGGTAATTCTGCTGAACGATAAACGAAAACGAACTGACATTGTACAAATACTGACAACTCCGACAAATACGAGCTCTACATATATAACTTTACATTTGAAtgtggttttgtgaaaataacaCGCTTTCGAATATCACAAAACACAAACGAGAACGAAAAACGCGGAAATCAGATACGCACTGGCAATAAAACGAAGCATCTGACATATGTATTAACTCAAAACTGAAATATTACGATATAATTAGCTTTGTTTTCGAATTTTAATGTTCGTAGTTGAAAACGGATCGAAAAACGAGTTAAGACGGCGACCGAGTCAAATTTTACGCGTTTTAATTCAACCGACAACATGCACGTCGAATATCGAGTTACAACGTAATTTTTAGTATTCTCGACTTAATATTATAAGTTATGATAATGTTTGGAGAAACAGGTTAGTATAAGTTGACGGGCCACTAAACTcggggattgggcttgtgggccttgggtccaagcccaaagcccactagAAACCCTACCTATTTAATGGCACAAACCCTTGAATTCCTTCATTCTTTCAGCCGCTAACATCATTTTATCCTACCTTCTGTTGTCTGCAATTGAGAAGATCCCTCAACACACATAAAACTCATCTCAACTATAACTTCATCTTCTCAAATACAATCAACCACACATACCAACAGTTCCCCTCTTCAACTCTCTGCTCTCTTCCTCTAAAGCACCGGAGATCGGACCTCCGGCCGACACCTCTCCGGTCGGCCGACGCACACAAGCACCCCCCCTGTTCAGATCAGCACAAGGAGCCGGTAAGCCGGCGTTTCTTTCCGGTCAGGCGAGACCCCCCCCCTGATGGACAAAacgaaccaccaccaccatcatcgggTGGTGGTGAGCGACGGTTGGCCAAGAATCAGAGGAGAGAGAGACGGTTCGAGAGGAGAGGGGGAGAACCCGGTGGAGCCGATGCAGTCGTCAACGGCGGCGGAGGTTCCGGACAGCAGACGCGAATCCAAGAAATTCTCCGGTAAACTGTTTTTCTTTATTAACTCGTCATCTTCTCCTCTTCTACTTTCAGATCTGTAAAGATCTATGTTACTCCGACCGTTTGGTTGTTCGTGTCAGGTTCCGATGGATGTGGGGGTGTCGACAACAGGTTACCGTCGCCGACAGTGGTGGGGCCGGCGTCGACAGCGATGGCGGCCGTGGTGGTTGTTGTTTCAGTTAGGGTTTCGTGGAACGGGTCAACTCGGTTAAACCGAGTTAACTCGGTTCGGGTCCAGGTCAAAAAGTCAACATAGTCAACGGGTCAGCAGTGAACATATTTCACCTCGGTTCACAGTTTCGGTTCAATGCGGGTCAACTCGATGTTCGGGTCAGCCGTTAGTCAACAGCAAGTTCACGTTTCGGTATTCAGGTTAACTATGGTCAACAAGTCAACGTCGGTCAAAGCTCGGTCAACCTGAGttaactcggtcaaaccgagtcaactcagtcaacggcATTCAACGCCCggtcaacaaaagtcaaactagtcaactcgggtcaacaagTCAGCCCCGATTCGATTACGGTTCAACTCGTTTCGGTTATGGTTCAAGACTGGTTCGAATGGGTTAACTGGTTTCGGTTCGGGTTTCGGGTCAACACGTCAACTGGTCAAACTTTAGTCAACTGTCGAGTCAAAGGCGGTCAACTCaggacccggtaaagttttaacAATGCATTAAACTTTATATAAAGATTCATAGATTTTTAgcttacgcgaccgagctcgaaccATCCTTTATTTAGTTATTATAtacgtttaatttttttttgcgtATTTTGGCGAAAATCATATACATATATTGTTTGATTGAATTATTGTTGCGTTTTGATTTAAAATATCGGCACATTGGATGTCGAGGTTATcctaaaaacagaggaaactctgtccgtttttcgtCAAAAATCCGAAGTTTCAAACATAATTATGTTATATAAGCGACGTCTAACGAGATTgaggtatttttataaaataaatataagagtATATTTATTTTGGCGACACTTTACGACTTACAAAACGCGTTTATAACGTTTCGACAAAAGTGGATTACAAGTCAACGAAAACATATTGAAACTCTaacacttttataaaataaatataattagttatatttatttcaaacgtcgaaaattatattttataaaataaatataatgtattaTATTTATTCCTAATGTCAACGATTCGGAAATCGTATTTCAAAAGTCTAGTATTCGGAAAATATAtaacataaatataattatttatatttatatttattttgagtGTCGGACTTCGAATACTCTTATAAAGCTTATTCGTTTCAAACATCTAACCGAACACGACACGTATCGCACAATTATGACACCTTGCTAACCGAGTTAGTTGATAActagtatatatattatatatacttacACTTTACGAAAACTATGAAGACGTATTACTAAATCATCTACGCCTTTTATTTTCGAGAACTAACACGACTTTGTAATTATacttatatctatatatatatataaatatatatatcctacatCACTCAGAAACTAAGTTGTTTCCGAGGCTTAGCgtttatcccgattataaacgggatcaaataaccatagattggttattctaagtcaagATAACACTACCTTAGGGTCGTTTAGtcaacgactcggtagagctcggacacgtagtttagctatgTTTAAACTAGAAACTAAtaagttattccctgttaggaatactatagatgcGCGCTAGCTACttcacattcttggaatgacatcacggaatcacgctaggctagctttgcacaagaatgtcaaggtgagttcataacccccactgtttactgttttacatttttataaatgttttcgggggtggaaagacatgcaagttttgcaaaaataaacaacttttcgttgaacgaaaactcacatttctaaaccatattgcgaatggatttcaaggaactcaaatggtttacgaacggtttatactaaacataccggttttacaaaacaaacgcgtattttcacaaacgtgcatgattttcatgactagtgacaggaatgtcctagttactacaacgggactgggttgttctgcgtacgaacaacgagacaacccaatgggtttatgtttccctttttttcttttgaaatacatattaactagggtatggttaagctatggaatgaactcttggatcacgtgcgaataggcgctaacttaggcaccattaatccttttaaggaccacggaacagggggtagatctatcgggtacgggcgagccccactcacggtccttgtgcgaccacttagagtgcttttgtgtccctgtcgaagtgaatcgacacttaaatcgtctaccgggttgagtgcttcctatgtcggcacacatattaatgtcttagctacacattactgatcaacatgttcatagacgcattacatacctacttataaactgaactttcaaatgtttttaagattcatttgatgtaaactcacaaatacatggatttacaaactttggtaacgtttttcaaattatacctaagtgagaggacgcgctgatcctgcttacaaaggttcgtttgtgctcggcccattctctctcgtgcaatgcacaaagactcttgtgggctagactcacaatttttcatatatcatgccaagaaaataattttactatattttctcaacaactttgaaaccggttatcaaaaagatttcttttaaatcttttcaaaacaaactatgaactcgctatggaacggttggaataggagaacccacggaatttcgagtacttagcgggcgttcattgtttagaagtcttagtttttttgcttccgctgtgcaatgaagataccggtccagtcacgccagctctgatatttcggggtgtgacatctgcGAGAGAAGATGTGgcccaaatgtctgcagtctgcaaggataaggggtttgtttttttcttcaaaaacaacttcaaccacacaagctctctctgctctctctctctagaaactcTTTCTAtctctgccaccaccaccgcaccacctccgccatcacACCACCGCCATGAAGCACAAAAGAAGCACAGAGCTTCATCTCTTTGCAAAACACAAAAGAAGCACAGAGCTTCATCTCTTTGCAAAACCCTATATTCATCTTCAAACTGAAACAAGCCTAATCAGATCTAAAAGTGTTTGAAACACATCATAACACAACCGAAACAATGTAAAAATTCACCGAATCAGGTTGAAACTTGATCGGAATCGTTCGCAGACATTGAAACTCCGGACGACCAATATACATGGCGGCAGacattgaagagagagagagacgacaACAGAGGAAGAGAGAGGTGGAGGAGCTGCGCCGGAGAAGGTGGAGGAGCTGTGGCGGCGGAAATTTGGAGGCCGGAGGAGAACGATTGGGATGAAGTCTGATTTTGGGGAGGTGATATGTTTGAAGATCTGATAGGTCTTGTGAAGATGTTGTACATGTGCTTTTTTTTAAGCTACTATAAGCCCTTTTCAgatcttattttttttaaacaaacagtcttcaatgTATTATGTCTGCCCGCCTGCAGACA encodes the following:
- the LOC110913057 gene encoding uncharacterized protein LOC110913057, giving the protein MDKTNHHHHHRVVVSDGWPRIRGERDGSRGEGENPVEPMQSSTAAEVPDSRRESKKFSGSDGCGGVDNRLPSPTVVGPASTAMAAVVVVVSVRVSWNGSTRLNRVNSVRVQVKKST